GTGCCGTAGTTTTTTATACTCTATAGTCGAATTAGACGAATCGTTACCACGGATCACATCTAGTGAACGTGGttgaaaaaatgacaaaattgtgaCAACAGTGTACTGATATGGGTAAACGACCCATTCAACTAtatctatttcttttaaagattcgcctgtattcagctctttgtaaaatcaatcatactcgTCCACAAAACCGCCTTTAGCCAATGCTAAGTCATGCCGCCTGATTCATGTTTAGTTACCATGCAACCTTTGCAGTCTTGCCGCCTGATTCCCGGTTAGCAGTCATATCACCTTAGATGCCATGCGGTCTGACCCAGGGTTAGCAACCATGTCGCCTGATTCATGGTAGTTAACATCCTTGACGCCTGATTTGTGGTGGTTAACATCCTTCACGCCTGATTTGTGGTGGTTAACAATCATGCCGCCTGATCCATGGGTTTTAGTACTCATTCCGCATGATTCAGGGTTAGCAGTCATGCCACTTGATCCATGGTAGTCAAAAATCATGCCGCCTGACTCATGGTGGTTAACGGTCATGCCGCATGATCCATGGTGGTTAGCAGTCATGCGGCCTGATTCACGGTGGTTAGCAGTCATGCCGCATGATCCATGGTGATTAGCAGTCATGTGGCCTGATCCATGGTGGTTAGCAGACATGCGGCCTGATTCATGGTGGTTAGCAGACATGTGGCCTGATTCATGGTGGTTAGCAGTCATGCCGCCTGATCCATGGTGGTTAAGAGTTATGCCGCCTGATCCATGGTGGTTAAGAGTCATGCCGCCTGATTTCTAGTGGTTAGCATTCATGCCGCTTGATTTCTAGTGGTTAGCAGTCATGCCGTCTGATTCATGGTCCGGTGTGTGCGATCATCGTACAAGTACGATGTCTTTATGAAACTAGGCCCTGGTCTTGAGAAGCTGGGTCGAGTCTCGTAGGGCACATTTTGTCTAAGGTTTCTCCCCAGAAatcattttgttgataaattgcTTTGTTGAAAAGTTATTTTGTTAAGATTCATtcagtgtgtgttgtgtttcCTGTGGAGACAACCTTGAGTTGTCTATGGGCCGGAAAAGGAACATTTCACGTAAAATAAAATGGAGTCAGAGTCTTGGTGCAGGGCGTTCGACGGgtctttaaaatgtatttatttatttatttacttgattgatgttttacgccgcactcaagaatatttcacttatacaacggcggccagcattatggtgggaggaaaccgggaagagcccgggggaaacccacgaccatccgcaggttgctggcagaccttcccacttacgaccggagaggaagccagcatgagctggacttgaactcacagctcaCATGGGTGAGAGACTCTCAGGCTTATACAGACGGGtaagtaccagacaaaccttcAGACTGAATATCGCAGTTATACCAATGGGAACACGCGACACGATTGACCAGAGTTCGCCACGACAACGCTGTAATATTGTGCCGTTAACCATATAATCATTGTTTCAATGACCTAAGGCTAGTGATCTAAACTGGAGCTTGTATAAAATGCAGGAGCAGACCTTCGAACAACCTATCTGCTCTCTCACGCCAAAGAAGTAATTAAAGTCTCAATTTATTATtaaaagcctacatgtatgtacatatataattaatGGGCTATAGGCCTACTCCAACGTCATGGACCATGAAAGTGTGATATAAAAAAGACAAGACCCCGAGATgttatacaaataaatgttaaggAAGAAATTCTCTCTTCTATTGTATACTTGTAGGGTTGTGGTTAGTGAGCCCGTATACGTACCATAAACGCGAGATCACAAACATCAGCTCTCGCTTGGAGCGAGGTTACACGTGATCAAATCCCTATAACGCTTTGCATACGCTACCAAAAGTTTTTTACATATGTGTCTGAATTCCTAAAGGCAAATACACGTCGGCCGCTATTTCAGATATGTATCTTAAAGTTGAGTGGATTTGAAAACATAATACCATACGAAAAAATCCTTCAGACTGGCCGTTGGCAGATTT
This DNA window, taken from Liolophura sinensis isolate JHLJ2023 chromosome 11, CUHK_Ljap_v2, whole genome shotgun sequence, encodes the following:
- the LOC135478231 gene encoding histidine-rich glycoprotein-like codes for the protein MTLNHHGSGGITLNHHGSGGMTANHHESGHMSANHHESGRMSANHHGSGHMTANHHGSCGMTANHRESGRMTANHHGSCGMTVNHHESGGMIFDYHGSSGMTANPESCGMSTKTHGSGGMIVNHHKSGVKDVNHHKSGVKDVNYHESGDMVANPGSDRMASKVI